The Daphnia pulicaria isolate SC F1-1A chromosome 12, SC_F0-13Bv2, whole genome shotgun sequence genome segment ACGTATGGTGTGTAGCAGCGGTTGCTGGTAACGTGCCAAGCGTTTCGATCTACGGCGGGACACCAGCTCTTCTCGGTGAATTTCCTTACATGGTTAGTCGATAGGCAAACTTGCAATGTTTGAGTTGTAAATTCCCTATTCGAATGAATTGTCTTTCAGGCTTACCTGGAGTTGGGAACTGACGGCTATTTTTGCGGAGGGACTTTAATTAGTTCAACTCATGTCCTGACAGCTAGACATTGCCTATCGTAAGTTGGCTGCTGGAGTGATGATTTTGAAATGTCTGTCCTTTTCCAAATTGTCGTTTCATTTGTGTCAATTTTTGTGGGGCAGAGCCAATCAATCGTACGCCAGCACGTACACTGTGCGCGTTAACACGTTGGAGTTGGACGGATCAACTCCCGGTGCCATAGCCcgaaaagtgaagaaaatcaTCCTTCATCCCGTAATATGCCGTAGTATTAAGAGTGATTGATTAGTTTTTAAGACAAGTAATCAACTAAACACTAAGGAATCGTTTGCAGAATTATGACATCGGCCTCCTGGTCTTGAGAAGTGCCGTCACAACTATTAAGCCCATCCCCTTACCATCACCACTACCACCGACCACCACCAAAAAACCCGGTACCACCAAGGTCCCCACCAAGATAACCACGCCCTTTTATTCGTGTGCGTGCGCTCCTTTGAGCGAATACGCCGACATGAATGCCGTCGTCACTGGATGGGGTTATAGAGCTCCAGGTCAGTCCTTTGGTTTgcgtttctttcatttccagGTGATTTTGTTGCTAACGATGTAGTCGACTTTGAAGGCGAACCCTCTACGACAGCCTTGCTGAAAACGAACGTCACCATCCACGACAATTCGGTTTGCATTCGCCAATACGGAATCGGCGCAATCGACACCGACCATAAGTTGTGCGCATCCGCACCGGGCAAAGATACCTGTAATGTGAGGATTTTTTTCGAGCAGAATATTGCATACTGCTCCTCTGCGATTTCTGTTTTGAATCTGACAATTAATTCTATTATTAACAGGGTGACAGCGGAGGTCCGATTATTGTCAACGGAGTCCTGGTGGGCGTCACCAGCGGTGGTATGGATTGTGACGATCCTTATTATGCCGGAATCTACGTTAGACTCAGACCTTTCCTCGactggattaaaaaaaatatggccaACAATCCAGGATAAAAACTATTACAAACATTGAATCCTTTATCAGTATTTTTAAATGGGAAACTTTATTCAATAATCCTTGTATTCCTTTGGGCATCTTGCATTTTGGTTATTATAAACTGATGGTTTCGTGTGCATATAGTATTAATACCTTTATAGTTGGTCATTGATTACAAAACATACCTATACACATTATGAGAGTCAATTTATAAGAATATTataagaataaagaagaaatcaataaTAAGAAATTGCGAATAAACTAAaccaaaactaaaactaaaacctTATCAACAGTAATTCAGTTTTCGCTTTGGTATTTACACCTTGATAAATGTTCGTTCATGTGCCAGCGGTAATCGACTATTAAACGCTAATCGTTATGAATTTAGTGCGTGAATCAGAATTTAGTGTAACTGAGAAGAGTTATCAACGGAGCCGATTATACTGACGCAAATGTCTCGTCACTGTGTAGATCGGCCTAGTCAAAGcgataaaaaagggaaaactacgccattattttcattttctttcgggTTTTTAACCTTATGGCTCGTTTTTAGGTCACCCATTCCTATTCTCGTCCTTACCCAAGGGGTAAAGCAAAACGGCTAAGGCCGGCTAAGGCCTCGTAATCTCATCAGTTTCTGGCTTTCTGCAGTGTGTGCACATGTGCATTCGTTAGTTGTGGCTGTTGCTTCAACTCATGTTGAGATGCGTGTGCCAAGATGTGATAATATAGCATGactttttcttgaaatgaaaataaatttaattgtgATGTTGATCCGAAAAATGGGAGCTACGTGATTGCACCACATGGTCCATTCCTCAGACATAAGTTATTTATTAAATGTTGTTAGGCTATCACATTATTACTGTTACCCTGAcagtcaaattatttttgttgtcataataaaaacaaattttatttactggACAGATGGAGTATACTTTTGAAAATGtcccttttttcaatttcacattttttaaaaagatgagtGAAGTGCAGCTTAAATGTAATACGGTATATCAAGttatcattatttaaaaaaaaatgtttcttatttcatATTAAGTAGCGTTTGCATGATTATGAGTCATGTTGCGTCAGAAGTGGAGCCTAAGCGAACTGGGAGAGAACGAGAGCGAGCTGCCGAGTCGGCTCCACTCCAGTCAATCaatgataaaataattagTCATCAGTGAGCCAATTAGCGCCGTTCACGAAAAATACAATTCCATATCTCAGGTAAGAATCAgtcaaaaccatttttattttattcatttataatAAACGTTACAGAATTATCTTAATTTGTTTCAGGATAACGATGTCGCCCTGATGACAGCCCAAAACATTGAATATTCTGTCCATGCTCTGTGGCCTCGGTTGAAATAGCGACGCACGCAGGGCCGTCTATTAAGCAAAGGCCATGGAAGATTCGGGAAGATTTTCTACGAGCCACACATAAACCGGATCTTGCTGGTTGACACGTGCGACCGCCATAAGGGACAACATCTGGTTGAATTGTATCGTCAAACTATTTCGAAATTTTAGTTTGAGTATAGGAGAGGTTTACGAGAACAATGTAAAATGTGGTCCCGCATTTGGTTAAACTGCGCGTCAATTCTCGTTCGTATTCGCCCGTTTCGACAATCGCCCCATTCTATAtgtgaaaatttcaaatgacgcACTTGGTGGGAGGGTcgttggaaaaacaaacactTCAGCTGTTTTAATGGAACGTTTGCGACTTGGCGTGCAACTTTTAAGGCAATTCTGAATAAAGAAGCGACGATTTTCCATCGAATAATCAGTTGAGCCCCAGCCATCATTTCAGTCTGCCCTTTCATTTCGTCGCTCATCAAAATGCGTCTCATCTTATTGGTatatttccattttccattATCGaactttaaatatttattagaCTTACTGTTgacctgttttatttttaacgaaaATATTAGGCGA includes the following:
- the LOC124316449 gene encoding trypsin Blo t 3-like isoform X4; the encoded protein is MRFILLAMGLFSLVGIVVSSRKAAVAGNVPSVSIYGGTPALLGEFPYMAYLELGTDGYFCGGTLISSTHVLTARHCLSANQSYASTYTVRVNTLELDGSTPGAIARKVKKIILHPNYDIGLLVLRSAVTTIKPIPLPSPLPPTTTKKPGTTKVPTKITTPFYSCACAPLSEYADMNAVVTGWGYRAPGEPSTTALLKTNVTIHDNSVCIRQYGIGAIDTDHKLCASAPGKDTCGSGDQGGPIIVKGVLVGTISWDIGCGDPSYVGIYTRITTYVNWIKKTMTNNPG
- the LOC124316449 gene encoding trypsin Blo t 3-like isoform X5, which produces MRFILLAMGLFSLVGIVVSSRKAAVAGNVPSVSIYGGTPALLGEFPYMAYLELGTDGYFCGGTLISSTHVLTARHCLSANQSYASTYTVRVNTLELDGSTPGAIARKVKKIILHPNYDIGLLVLRSAVTTIKPIPLPSPLPPTTTKKPGTTKVPTKITTPFYSCACAPLSEYADMNAVVTGWGYRAPGEPSTTALLKTNVTIHDNSVCIRQYGIGAIDTDHKLCASAPGKDTCNGDSGGPIIVNGVLVGVTSGGMDCDDPYYAGIYVRLRPFLDWIKKNMANNPG